In the genome of Streptomyces sp. Q6, the window CGTTCGACGCCGTCACCGCGATCTGGCTGCTGCACCTGCTCGGCGACGCGGCCCCCTCGTGGCCGAGGCCGCCCGCGTGCTGCGCCCCGGTGGCGTCCTCGTCACGACGGTCGACAAGCACGCCGGGCACCTGGTCGGCAGCGACATCTGCGCCCTCGTCGCCCCCTACCGCCGGCCGCACCCCGCGGACGCGGCCGAAGTCGTCACGGCGTACGCCGCCGAGCACGGTCTGCGGCCGTGCGGTGCGGCGACGTTCGTGGGGCACGGGCAGGGGCGTACTCCCGCGCGGATGGCGCGGGAGGTGCGGGAGGGCCGGATCCACGCGGCGGGCGGCGCGGAGCCGGCGGACGCGCTCGACGCCTTGCCGGACCGTGAAGTGCCGCGCCAGGAACCGACGTTCACGATGTTGGCCTTTCAGCAGCCCTTTGAGTCGGACCTCTAGAGAGCGGCGAACAGGCCCGCCAGCGGAGCCGGGACGCTGTCCGGCGTGAGGGCCGCGGTGAGCACATGGCCGTAGCGGATCTTCCGGCCCTTCTTCGTGCCGAAGAAGCGGCGCAACTGCTGCTGCGCGGTGCGGTCGCGCTGCGCGGGCTGGCGCAGGAAGGTCTGGAGGGCCCGCAGGTCGCCCTCCTCGCGGACCAGCTCCTCGACGCGCGGCACACCGAGTGCCCGGATCAGCTCGTCCTCCAGGTCGGCGGCGCAGACGAAGAACCCGTCCTGCGCCGCGCGGGCCCGCTCCAGACCGCGGACGTAGAAGGGCAGCTCCCGCTCGTCGCACAGGCCCACCAGACGCAGGCCGAGGCCGGGCGGCCCGAGGAGACGCGTGAACCGGCCGACGCTCATCGCGCCGCCCATCGGCAGCACGCAGATCCCCTCGGCGGCCAGATCCCGGCCCCGGCGCGCGGCCAGCGCGTCGACCGCGGCGGCGTCGCTCGGCCCTTCGAGCAGCACGGCCACCCGGACGGGCAGCCGCACGGCCAGCTCCCGCGCGAGGTCGCCGGGTCCACCGGCCGCCCACGCGGTGACCGCGTCCCGGAACGCCCCCATGTCTGCCATGCGACGAGTCTCCCCTCCCGTGCGCCACGGCGGTAGCGGATTTCGGCGGGCCCGGCGCTCAGGCGGCGGCCAGGCGCTCCCGCTCGTCCGCCGTCAGCTCCAGCTCCACCGCGCCCAGGGTCTCCTCGATCTGTGCCACCGAGGACGCCCCCACGAGCGGGATCGCCGGGACGTCGGCGCCGATCATCCAGGCGAGGACGACCTGGTTGACCGTGGCGCCGGACGACTTCGCCACCTCGCGCAGCGCCGTCAGCCGGGCCTCCCGGCTGCCGTGGTCGTGCCCCGGGCCCAGCGGCTTGTCGGCGCGGACGTACGCGCCGGCCAGCAGCGGCGAGTACGCGACGAGCGTCAGGTCCGGCTCGGCGCGCACCATGCTGAGCAGGTTGCCGTCGGCCGTGCCGAGTTCGCCGTCCGGCGAGAGCTGGCTCGGCAGGTCCGTGCGGTGCCGGAGGTAGCTGTGC includes:
- a CDS encoding TOPRIM nucleotidyl transferase/hydrolase domain-containing protein is translated as MADMGAFRDAVTAWAAGGPGDLARELAVRLPVRVAVLLEGPSDAAAVDALAARRGRDLAAEGICVLPMGGAMSVGRFTRLLGPPGLGLRLVGLCDERELPFYVRGLERARAAQDGFFVCAADLEDELIRALGVPRVEELVREEGDLRALQTFLRQPAQRDRTAQQQLRRFFGTKKGRKIRYGHVLTAALTPDSVPAPLAGLFAAL